From the Choloepus didactylus isolate mChoDid1 chromosome 22, mChoDid1.pri, whole genome shotgun sequence genome, one window contains:
- the DBNDD1 gene encoding dysbindin domain-containing protein 1 isoform X1: protein MEPSEGAGPAEHAEEVEVPQTALGVLAHGPEDSCHTPVAEEEVGIPAPGLLQVTERRQPLSSVSSLEVHFDLLDLTELTDMSDQELAEVFADSDDENVASESPAGLHPLPRPGCLRSPSWTRARAAQSREKLPLADPERQAVLVDTFPAVERPEEQ, encoded by the exons ATGGAGCCCTCGGAAGGCGCCGGCCCGGCAG AGCACGCTGAGGAGGTGGAGGTGCCACAGACTGCCCTGGGGGTCCTGGCCCACGGGCCGGAGGACAGCTGCCACACACCCGTGGCTGAGGAGGAGGTGGGCATCCCAGCCCCGGGGCTGCTGCAGGTCACGGAGAGGAGGC AGCCGCTGAGCAGCGTGTCCTCCCTGGAGGTCCATTTCGACCTGCTGGACCTCACCGAGCTGACCGACATGTCCGACCAGGAGCTGGCGGAGGTCTTCGCTGACTCGGATGACGAGAACGTTGCCAGCGAGTCCCCGGCAG GCCTGCACCCGCTGCCCCGGCCTGGCTGCCTGCGCTCCCCCTCCTGGACCCGGGCCAGGGCCGCGCAGAGCCGGGAGAAGCTGCCCCTGGCCGACCCGGAGCGGCAGGCCGTGCTCGTGGACACTTTCCCTGCTGTGGAGAGGCCCGAGGAACAGTAG
- the DBNDD1 gene encoding dysbindin domain-containing protein 1 isoform X2, with protein sequence MSDQELAEVFADSDDENVASESPAGLHPLPRPGCLRSPSWTRARAAQSREKLPLADPERQAVLVDTFPAVERPEEQ encoded by the exons ATGTCCGACCAGGAGCTGGCGGAGGTCTTCGCTGACTCGGATGACGAGAACGTTGCCAGCGAGTCCCCGGCAG GCCTGCACCCGCTGCCCCGGCCTGGCTGCCTGCGCTCCCCCTCCTGGACCCGGGCCAGGGCCGCGCAGAGCCGGGAGAAGCTGCCCCTGGCCGACCCGGAGCGGCAGGCCGTGCTCGTGGACACTTTCCCTGCTGTGGAGAGGCCCGAGGAACAGTAG